A single region of the Plantactinospora soyae genome encodes:
- the fdh gene encoding formate dehydrogenase, producing the protein MPQIPIGSWPVWRQLTGADRTGRAASVKSPQSDTLQARTATADRVVKSVCPYCAVGCAQNVYVRDERVVQIEGDPDSPVSRGRLCPKGAASLQLTTASNRLDKVRYRPPHGTQWQDLDLATAMDMIADRVIRTRRETWQWEEEDGGLLARTMGIASLGGATLDNEENYLIKKLFSALGVVQVENQARICHSSTVIGLGTSFGRGGATTFMQDMQHADCIVIEGSNFAEAHPVGFQWVLAAKARGATVIHVDPRFTRTSALADLFVPIRAGTDVAFLGGIINHVLTEEKDFREYVLAYTNASTIINEQFQDTEDLDGLFSGFDPNGHQYAEETWQYEGVQLVSASGERDNQYMARQAAQIDRPGSPGRDTGEHGSGQGEKHGSGSAALDGQPRRDPTLQDPRCVYQILKRHFSRYTPEMVERICGIPPEVFAEVCRHLVDNSGPERTSEFVYAVGWTQHTDGSQFIRSASILQLLLGNIGRPGGGIQALRGHASIQGSTDIPTLFNLLPGYIPMPHAHKAQTLDDFIVADAARKGFWANMRAYTVSLLKAWWGPVAQPENDFCFNYLPRITGSHSHYDTTLEQLGGTCKGYFLLGENPAVGSANARMQRFGMANLDWLVVRDLTMIESATWWKDGPEIESGELVTERIGTEVFVLPAAAHTEKAGSFTNTNRLLQWHHQAVEPADDRRSDLWFMYHLGRIIRQKLAGSTDPMDRPILDLTWDYPTSGSTAEPSAEAVLAEINGWDADGRPLSEYPELRDDGSTACGCWIYCGVYKDGVNQAARRKPAEEQHWVSPEWAWAWPANRRMLYNRASARPDGTPWSERKKFVWWDDEAGRWTGYDVPDFEPTKRPDYQPPEGARGIAALRGTDAFIMQADGLGWLYAPTGVGDGPMPTHYEPQDSPMDNLLYRQQRNPARLLRPHDLNRYHPNGSQRGAQIFPYVVTTYRLTEHFTAGGMSRHTPYLAELQPEFFCEVSPELAAERGLVHADWATIVTARSAIEARVLVTERVAPLHVDGRIIHQIGLPFHWGPNGYSRGDAANELTSISLDPNSHIQESKALSADIRPGRRPRGTDRLALVRDYQRRAGITERTGTEA; encoded by the coding sequence GTGCCCCAGATTCCGATCGGTTCGTGGCCGGTGTGGCGCCAGCTCACCGGGGCGGACCGGACCGGCCGGGCAGCCTCGGTGAAGTCGCCGCAGAGCGACACCCTCCAGGCCCGCACCGCCACCGCGGATCGGGTGGTCAAGTCCGTCTGCCCCTACTGCGCCGTGGGCTGCGCGCAGAACGTGTACGTCCGCGACGAGCGGGTCGTGCAGATCGAGGGAGATCCCGACTCGCCGGTGAGCCGGGGGCGACTCTGTCCGAAGGGTGCCGCCTCGCTGCAACTGACCACCGCCTCGAACCGGTTGGACAAGGTCCGCTACCGCCCGCCGCACGGCACCCAGTGGCAGGACCTCGACCTGGCCACCGCGATGGACATGATCGCCGACCGGGTGATCCGGACCCGGCGGGAAACCTGGCAGTGGGAGGAGGAGGACGGCGGCCTGCTGGCCCGGACGATGGGAATCGCCAGCCTGGGCGGCGCGACACTGGACAACGAGGAGAACTACCTGATCAAGAAGCTGTTCTCCGCGCTCGGGGTCGTCCAGGTGGAGAACCAGGCCCGGATCTGCCACAGCTCCACGGTGATCGGCCTCGGTACGTCGTTCGGGCGCGGCGGCGCCACCACCTTCATGCAGGACATGCAGCACGCCGACTGCATCGTGATCGAGGGTTCCAACTTCGCCGAGGCGCACCCGGTGGGCTTCCAGTGGGTGCTGGCGGCCAAGGCCCGGGGCGCCACGGTGATCCACGTCGACCCCCGGTTCACCCGGACCAGCGCCCTGGCCGACCTGTTCGTGCCGATCCGCGCCGGCACCGATGTCGCCTTCCTCGGCGGGATCATCAACCACGTACTGACCGAGGAGAAGGACTTCCGGGAGTACGTGCTGGCGTACACGAACGCCTCCACGATCATCAACGAGCAGTTCCAGGACACCGAGGACCTGGACGGGCTCTTCTCCGGCTTCGACCCGAACGGCCACCAGTACGCCGAGGAGACCTGGCAGTACGAGGGCGTCCAGTTGGTCTCGGCCAGCGGCGAGCGCGACAACCAGTACATGGCCCGGCAGGCGGCCCAGATCGACCGGCCCGGTTCCCCCGGACGCGACACCGGCGAGCACGGATCCGGCCAGGGTGAGAAGCACGGCTCCGGCAGCGCCGCGCTGGACGGCCAACCCCGGCGGGACCCGACGCTGCAGGACCCCCGCTGCGTCTACCAGATCCTCAAGCGGCACTTCTCCCGCTACACCCCGGAGATGGTGGAACGGATCTGCGGCATCCCACCGGAGGTCTTCGCCGAGGTCTGCCGGCACCTGGTCGACAACTCCGGGCCCGAACGCACCAGCGAGTTCGTCTACGCGGTCGGCTGGACCCAGCACACCGACGGTTCGCAGTTCATCCGCTCGGCCAGCATCCTGCAACTGCTGCTGGGCAACATCGGCCGGCCCGGCGGCGGCATCCAGGCACTGCGCGGGCACGCCAGCATCCAGGGCTCTACCGACATCCCGACCCTGTTCAACCTGCTGCCCGGCTACATCCCGATGCCGCACGCGCACAAGGCACAGACCCTCGACGACTTCATCGTCGCGGACGCCGCCCGCAAGGGGTTCTGGGCGAACATGCGGGCCTACACGGTGAGCCTGCTCAAGGCCTGGTGGGGGCCGGTCGCCCAGCCCGAGAACGACTTCTGCTTCAACTACCTGCCCCGAATCACCGGCAGCCACTCCCACTACGACACCACGCTGGAACAGCTCGGCGGCACCTGCAAGGGCTACTTCCTGCTCGGGGAGAACCCGGCGGTCGGCTCGGCGAACGCCCGGATGCAGCGGTTCGGGATGGCCAACCTGGACTGGCTGGTCGTCCGGGACCTCACCATGATCGAGAGCGCCACCTGGTGGAAGGACGGCCCCGAGATCGAATCGGGCGAGCTGGTCACCGAACGGATCGGCACGGAGGTCTTCGTACTGCCGGCCGCCGCGCACACCGAGAAGGCCGGCAGCTTCACCAACACCAACCGGTTGCTGCAATGGCACCACCAGGCCGTGGAGCCGGCCGACGACCGGCGCAGCGACCTGTGGTTCATGTACCACCTGGGCCGGATCATCCGGCAGAAACTGGCCGGTTCGACAGATCCGATGGATCGGCCGATCCTCGACCTGACCTGGGACTACCCGACGAGCGGCTCGACCGCCGAGCCGAGCGCCGAGGCGGTGCTCGCCGAGATCAACGGTTGGGACGCCGACGGCCGGCCGCTCTCCGAGTACCCCGAACTGCGCGACGACGGCTCGACCGCCTGCGGCTGCTGGATCTACTGCGGGGTCTACAAGGACGGGGTGAACCAGGCCGCGCGGCGCAAACCGGCGGAGGAGCAGCACTGGGTCTCCCCCGAGTGGGCCTGGGCCTGGCCGGCGAACCGCCGGATGCTCTACAACCGGGCCTCCGCCCGACCGGACGGCACACCGTGGAGCGAACGCAAGAAGTTCGTCTGGTGGGACGACGAGGCCGGCCGATGGACCGGGTACGACGTACCCGACTTCGAGCCGACGAAGCGACCGGACTACCAGCCGCCGGAGGGCGCCCGGGGAATCGCCGCACTGCGTGGCACCGACGCCTTCATCATGCAGGCCGACGGGCTCGGCTGGCTCTACGCGCCGACCGGGGTGGGCGACGGGCCGATGCCCACCCACTACGAGCCGCAGGACTCCCCGATGGACAACCTGCTCTACCGCCAGCAGCGCAATCCGGCCCGGCTGCTCCGGCCGCACGACCTCAACCGGTACCACCCGAACGGCTCCCAGCGCGGCGCGCAGATCTTCCCGTACGTGGTCACCACCTACCGGCTGACCGAGCACTTCACGGCGGGCGGGATGAGCCGGCACACGCCGTACCTGGCCGAGCTGCAACCGGAGTTCTTCTGCGAGGTCTCCCCCGAACTGGCCGCCGAGCGGGGTCTCGTGCACGCCGACTGGGCCACCATCGTCACCGCCCGCAGCGCGATCGAGGCCCGGGTCCTGGTCACCGAGCGGGTGGCGCCGCTGCACGTCGACGGGCGGATCATCCACCAGATCGGGCTGCCGTTCCACTGGGGACCGAACGGCTACAGCCGGGGCGACGCCGCCAACGAACTCACCTCGATCTCGCTCGACCCCAACTCGCACATCCAGGAGAGCAAGGCGCTGTCGGCGGACATCCGCCCGGGGCGCCGGCCACGCGGGACGGACCGGCTGGCGCTGGTCCGGGACTACCAGCGCCGGGCCGGGATCACCGAACGCACCGGAACGGAGGCGTGA
- a CDS encoding ATP-dependent DNA ligase produces MDLPINPPVEPMLARSVPKIPTAEGMTYEPKWDGFRCIVFRDGDEVELASRGGKTLTRYFPEVVAQARQQLPTRCAVDGELIVIRRDGPDGAPRLDFELLSQRIHPAASRVAMLAETTPADLVAFDLLAIGDEALLDQPYARRRARLVEALSGVVPPVHVTQTTDDPETARRWFEIFEGAGLDGLVAKAADIPYEPGKRLMFKVKHTRTADVVVAGFRWHKSGPVVGSLLLGLYDDAGTLHHVGVSASFTAARRAELLDELAPYRGEMADHPWIHGDHTSGQRIPGGPSRWSGTKSLEWEPLRPELVVEVGYDAMEGDRFRHTAQFVRWRPDRQPRSCGYDQLDRPIRFDVDQVLRGDPAATA; encoded by the coding sequence GTGGACCTGCCGATCAACCCGCCGGTCGAGCCGATGCTGGCCCGGAGCGTGCCGAAGATCCCCACCGCCGAGGGGATGACCTATGAGCCGAAGTGGGACGGTTTCCGGTGCATCGTGTTCCGCGACGGGGACGAGGTCGAGCTGGCCAGCCGGGGCGGCAAGACCCTGACCCGCTACTTTCCCGAGGTCGTCGCCCAGGCCCGGCAACAGTTGCCGACGCGCTGCGCGGTCGACGGTGAGCTGATCGTGATCCGCCGGGACGGCCCGGACGGTGCACCCCGGCTGGACTTCGAGTTGCTGAGCCAGCGCATCCATCCGGCCGCCTCCCGGGTCGCCATGCTGGCCGAGACCACCCCGGCCGACCTCGTCGCCTTCGACCTGCTCGCGATCGGCGACGAGGCGCTGCTGGACCAGCCGTACGCCCGGCGTCGGGCCCGGCTCGTCGAGGCGCTGAGCGGAGTCGTCCCGCCGGTACACGTCACCCAGACCACCGACGATCCGGAGACCGCCCGCCGCTGGTTCGAGATCTTCGAGGGGGCCGGGCTGGACGGGCTGGTCGCCAAGGCGGCCGACATCCCGTACGAGCCGGGGAAGCGGCTCATGTTCAAGGTCAAGCACACCCGCACCGCGGACGTCGTCGTCGCCGGGTTCCGCTGGCACAAGTCCGGCCCGGTGGTCGGCTCGCTGCTGCTCGGGCTCTACGACGACGCGGGCACGCTGCACCACGTCGGCGTCTCGGCGTCGTTCACCGCCGCGCGCCGGGCCGAACTCCTCGACGAACTGGCGCCGTACCGGGGTGAGATGGCCGACCATCCGTGGATCCACGGCGACCACACCAGTGGGCAGCGGATTCCGGGCGGCCCGAGCCGGTGGTCCGGTACCAAGAGCCTGGAGTGGGAGCCGCTGCGGCCCGAACTCGTGGTCGAGGTCGGCTACGACGCGATGGAGGGGGACCGGTTCCGGCACACCGCGCAGTTCGTCCGCTGGCGGCCCGACCGCCAGCCGCGTTCCTGCGGGTACGACCAACTCGACCGGCCGATCAGGTTCGACGTCGACCAGGTGCTCCGGGGCGATCCGGCGGCCACCGCCTGA
- a CDS encoding TetR/AcrR family transcriptional regulator, with protein MAVRRDRFAVITDAAIELLAELGMRGLTHRAVDARAGLPLGSTSAYFRTRKALIEAVVRRLADLDRADLEATELPTEEPTTPGSAGPASPAPASAGPASATAGSAVSISGTEPLGPRDLDLLAGRIAGLLDQWLTVGRTRTLARYACLLEATHHPELRDILAYGTASRTQARALLSRAGAADPEQRGNHLVACVDGLLFDRLVGAGSLTAPAPGSEQSRRDLHQAVRTVLFAMAGIDPGSTGTEPPSTADPPSTGTGTGTGAPPTADLPPTGASTGASTGR; from the coding sequence ATGGCTGTCCGGCGGGACCGGTTCGCCGTCATCACCGACGCCGCGATCGAACTCCTGGCGGAACTCGGCATGCGGGGCCTGACCCACCGGGCGGTCGACGCCCGCGCCGGACTGCCGCTCGGTTCCACGTCGGCGTACTTCCGGACCAGGAAGGCGCTCATCGAGGCGGTCGTACGCCGACTCGCCGACCTCGACCGGGCCGACCTCGAAGCCACCGAACTCCCCACCGAGGAGCCGACGACCCCCGGATCGGCGGGCCCAGCATCGCCGGCCCCAGCATCGGCGGGCCCAGCATCGGCGACTGCCGGATCGGCTGTCTCCATCAGCGGAACGGAACCGCTCGGTCCCCGGGACCTCGACCTGCTCGCCGGCCGGATCGCCGGCCTGCTCGACCAGTGGCTGACCGTCGGCCGTACCCGGACGCTGGCCCGGTACGCCTGCCTGCTGGAGGCCACCCACCACCCCGAACTGCGGGACATCCTGGCGTACGGGACCGCCTCCCGGACCCAGGCCCGTGCGCTGCTCAGCCGGGCGGGTGCGGCAGATCCGGAGCAGCGCGGCAACCACCTCGTGGCCTGCGTCGACGGCCTGCTCTTCGACCGCCTCGTCGGCGCCGGTTCTCTCACCGCCCCGGCGCCGGGCAGCGAGCAGAGCCGCCGCGACCTTCACCAGGCCGTCCGGACCGTCCTCTTCGCGATGGCCGGCATCGACCCCGGGTCGACCGGCACCGAGCCCCCGTCGACCGCTGATCCCCCGTCGACCGGCACCGGCACCGGTACCGGCGCCCCGCCGACCGCTGACCTCCCGCCGACCGGCGCCTCGACCGGCGCCTCGACCGGTCGCTGA
- the nrfD gene encoding NrfD/PsrC family molybdoenzyme membrane anchor subunit, giving the protein MSHTDVRLDTSVDLPVERDALIGSAGRPERRQRGERLMVAKAEFRSYYGQPVLKAPPWEAADIAGYLFFGGLAGASSTLAAAAELTGRPHLARGLKAGAAVALTGSLYSLVHDLGRPERFLHMLRVVKVTSPMNIGSWLLAGYGPLAMLAAGSAVTGWLPRLGRLGTLGAGVLGPAVASYTATLVSDTAMPVWHEAYRELPVLFVGSAAASAGALGLLVAPESEAGPARRAALLGAVTELATASRMERRLGMVAEPLRQGLGGALLRTSRLLVAGGALALTIPVRSRVATRVGAAAMLAGSICLRFGIFQAGLASARDPKYTVTPQRKRLEARTGRRRRRP; this is encoded by the coding sequence ATGAGCCACACCGATGTCCGACTCGACACCTCGGTCGACCTGCCGGTGGAACGGGACGCCCTGATCGGCTCGGCCGGGCGGCCGGAGCGCCGGCAACGCGGCGAGCGGCTGATGGTGGCCAAGGCCGAGTTCCGGTCGTACTACGGCCAACCTGTGCTCAAGGCGCCGCCCTGGGAGGCGGCCGACATCGCCGGCTACCTGTTCTTCGGCGGGCTGGCCGGCGCCTCCTCGACGCTGGCCGCCGCCGCCGAACTCACCGGCCGGCCGCACCTGGCCCGGGGGCTCAAGGCCGGTGCCGCCGTCGCCCTCACCGGATCGCTCTACTCGCTGGTGCACGACCTGGGCCGCCCCGAACGCTTTCTCCACATGCTCCGGGTGGTCAAGGTGACCTCGCCGATGAACATCGGTTCCTGGCTACTGGCCGGGTACGGCCCGCTCGCGATGCTCGCCGCCGGAAGTGCCGTAACCGGGTGGCTGCCCCGGCTCGGCCGGCTCGGCACCCTCGGCGCCGGCGTCCTCGGCCCGGCCGTCGCCTCGTACACGGCGACGCTGGTCTCCGACACCGCCATGCCGGTCTGGCACGAGGCGTACCGGGAACTGCCGGTCCTCTTCGTGGGCTCGGCCGCAGCCTCGGCCGGCGCGCTCGGCCTGCTCGTGGCGCCGGAGTCGGAGGCCGGCCCGGCCCGCCGCGCCGCCCTGCTCGGCGCCGTCACCGAACTGGCGACGGCCAGCCGGATGGAGCGTCGGCTCGGCATGGTGGCCGAGCCGCTGCGCCAGGGTCTCGGTGGCGCGCTGCTGCGGACCAGCCGCCTGCTGGTGGCCGGCGGCGCCCTGGCCCTGACCATTCCGGTACGGAGCCGGGTGGCGACGAGGGTGGGCGCGGCGGCGATGCTCGCGGGTTCCATCTGCCTCCGGTTCGGGATCTTCCAGGCCGGTCTGGCCTCGGCCCGGGACCCGAAGTACACCGTGACGCCGCAGCGGAAGCGGCTGGAAGCCCGCACCGGACGGCGGAGGCGACGACCGTGA
- a CDS encoding 4Fe-4S dicluster domain-containing protein, with protein MALDLREGTGGERDPATAGGYVEPPERVGFFTDTSVCIGCKACEVACKEWNAVPEDGLLFTGMSYDNTGSLGANSWRHVAFIEQPRRLGRQETHLAPTELPPDLLRSAGGRTAVSLGMPAAAPPDGHVAAAAEMDFRWLMSSDVCKHCTHAACLDVCPTGSLFRTEFGTVVVQEDICNGCGYCVPACPYGVIDKRPSNGLVSKCTLCYDRLSVGQEPACAKSCPTDSIQFGELSELRERAAGRVRDLHDAGVTSARLYGADPNDGVGGAGAFFLLLDEPEVYGLPPDPVVTTRDLPAMWRRAGLAAVGLLAVLVAVAVPGARR; from the coding sequence ATGGCACTCGATCTGCGCGAGGGGACCGGCGGGGAGCGGGATCCGGCCACCGCCGGAGGCTACGTCGAACCCCCGGAACGGGTCGGCTTCTTCACCGACACCAGCGTCTGCATCGGCTGCAAGGCGTGTGAGGTGGCGTGCAAGGAGTGGAACGCGGTCCCGGAGGACGGGCTGCTCTTCACCGGCATGTCGTACGACAACACCGGCAGCCTCGGTGCCAACAGTTGGCGGCACGTCGCCTTCATCGAGCAGCCCCGCCGCCTCGGCCGGCAGGAGACCCACCTGGCCCCGACCGAGCTGCCGCCCGACCTGCTCCGCTCGGCCGGCGGACGCACGGCGGTCTCGCTCGGCATGCCCGCCGCGGCACCGCCGGACGGACACGTCGCCGCCGCGGCCGAGATGGACTTCCGCTGGTTGATGTCCTCCGACGTGTGCAAGCACTGCACCCACGCCGCGTGTCTGGACGTCTGCCCGACCGGCTCGTTGTTCCGGACCGAGTTCGGCACGGTGGTGGTGCAGGAGGACATCTGCAACGGCTGCGGTTACTGCGTACCGGCCTGCCCGTACGGGGTGATCGACAAGCGCCCCTCGAACGGGCTGGTCTCGAAGTGCACCCTCTGCTACGACCGGCTCTCGGTCGGCCAGGAGCCCGCCTGTGCCAAGAGCTGCCCCACCGACTCGATCCAGTTCGGCGAACTCTCCGAGCTTCGCGAGCGGGCCGCCGGTCGGGTACGGGACCTGCACGACGCCGGGGTGACCAGCGCCCGGCTCTACGGCGCCGACCCGAACGACGGGGTCGGCGGTGCCGGCGCGTTCTTCCTGCTGCTCGACGAGCCCGAGGTCTACGGCCTGCCGCCGGATCCGGTCGTCACCACCCGGGACCTGCCCGCGATGTGGCGGCGGGCCGGGCTGGCCGCCGTGGGCCTGCTGGCCGTCCTCGTCGCCGTCGCCGTTCCGGGAGCCCGCCGGTGA
- a CDS encoding FAD-dependent monooxygenase, protein MTQDRTAVVVGAGIGGLSAGLALSRQGWRVTILERAPAFGAVGAGLTLMSNALAGLDALGVGEQVRAGGRVEAPGGSRTADGRWLFRVEAVDLSDRLGTESLGIHRATLHGILRDALPAGTTLVTGAEVVEVVAGPPAEISYLADGTRTTIGADLVVGADGLRSTVRNRLWPDVPPPVYAGSTAWRGVTDQPWDGELYVAISWGPGAEFGMVPLGDGRVYWFGAVNARAGGRDPDELRAVRKRFGAWHAPIPDLLAATSAETVLRNDIYHLGKPLPSYLRGAVALLGDAAHAMTPNLGQGAAQAIEDAVVLGTAVGGGSGDLAAALVRYDRQRRPRSQQVARASYRVGRFGQQLRNPVAVTLRNSLLRLAPPRTALRSMSRYTDWRPPAPGEI, encoded by the coding sequence ATGACGCAGGACCGAACCGCCGTGGTCGTCGGCGCCGGCATCGGAGGACTCAGCGCCGGGTTGGCGTTGTCCCGGCAGGGCTGGCGGGTCACCATCCTGGAGCGGGCGCCGGCGTTCGGTGCGGTGGGCGCCGGGCTCACGCTGATGTCCAACGCGCTGGCCGGGCTCGACGCGCTCGGGGTGGGCGAGCAGGTCCGGGCGGGCGGCCGGGTGGAGGCGCCCGGCGGCAGCCGTACCGCCGACGGCCGCTGGCTGTTCCGGGTCGAGGCCGTCGACCTGAGCGACCGGCTCGGCACGGAATCGCTCGGCATCCACCGGGCGACGTTGCACGGCATCCTCCGCGACGCGTTGCCGGCCGGCACGACGCTGGTCACCGGGGCGGAGGTGGTCGAGGTCGTCGCCGGGCCGCCCGCCGAGATCAGCTACCTGGCCGACGGCACCCGGACCACGATCGGCGCCGACCTGGTGGTGGGCGCGGACGGGCTCCGCAGCACCGTACGGAACCGGTTGTGGCCGGACGTCCCGCCGCCGGTGTACGCCGGGTCGACCGCCTGGCGCGGTGTCACCGACCAGCCCTGGGACGGCGAGCTGTACGTGGCGATCAGCTGGGGGCCGGGCGCGGAGTTCGGCATGGTCCCGCTCGGCGACGGTCGGGTCTACTGGTTCGGCGCGGTCAACGCCAGGGCCGGCGGGCGCGACCCGGACGAGTTGCGGGCCGTCCGGAAGCGGTTCGGGGCGTGGCACGCGCCGATCCCGGACCTGCTGGCCGCCACCAGCGCCGAGACGGTGCTCCGGAACGACATCTACCACCTCGGCAAGCCGCTGCCGAGTTACCTGCGCGGGGCGGTCGCGCTGCTCGGCGACGCCGCCCACGCGATGACCCCGAACCTGGGCCAGGGCGCCGCCCAGGCGATCGAGGACGCGGTGGTGCTCGGTACGGCGGTCGGCGGGGGCTCGGGCGACCTGGCTGCCGCGCTGGTCCGGTACGACCGACAGCGCCGTCCCCGGAGCCAGCAGGTGGCCCGGGCCTCCTACCGGGTCGGCCGGTTCGGCCAGCAGCTCCGAAACCCAGTGGCGGTTACGTTGCGTAACAGTCTGCTCCGGCTCGCCCCGCCCCGCACCGCCCTCCGCTCGATGTCCCGGTACACCGACTGGCGACCTCCGGCGCCCGGCGAGATCTGA